The following coding sequences lie in one Porphyromonas asaccharolytica DSM 20707 genomic window:
- a CDS encoding aminopeptidase C, which produces MKKLLLPLLLLLSSIMLLAQSESTSRTDGAITPELLQKLQQATPKAPAERALYNSIAQNGMVLANAELMTPPDDHFTYRVPTKGITDQKKSGRCWLFTGFNVLRAQFIKDNNLGEFYFSHCYSFFWDQLEKANLFLEGILETRTLPITDRKVEWLFQHPINDGGQFTGISDNLLKYGVVPSDVMPETYSSNNTARLSSLIAKLLRQGGMELRSKAEQGATLAELRKNKETTLQAIYRLLCLNLGTPPTTFEYTLRDADGKVLSTREYTPLSFYQEHVGVNLKDDYVMIMNDPSQPYYETYAIEYDRHAWDGKDWTYLNLPMEEIKEMAIASLKDGNMMYYSCDVGKELNKESGLLTLGYDDYEAITGVPMTMTKGERIASFDSGSTHAMTLVAVDLDKSGKPTKWMVENSWGATAGHQGYLIMTDEWFDAYTFRLVVHKKYLTPRAKALQGKTPKLLPPWSPMFRAEE; this is translated from the coding sequence ATGAAGAAACTTCTCTTACCCTTACTCCTATTACTATCCAGCATCATGCTACTAGCACAGAGTGAAAGTACCAGTCGCACAGACGGAGCCATCACGCCCGAGCTCCTGCAGAAACTCCAGCAAGCTACTCCAAAAGCACCTGCAGAGCGAGCCCTCTATAACAGCATCGCCCAAAACGGCATGGTACTCGCCAATGCCGAGCTTATGACACCGCCCGATGATCACTTCACCTACCGAGTACCCACGAAGGGGATCACCGATCAGAAGAAGTCTGGTCGCTGCTGGCTCTTTACCGGCTTCAATGTGCTACGTGCTCAGTTTATCAAGGACAACAACCTCGGAGAGTTTTACTTCTCCCACTGCTACTCCTTCTTTTGGGATCAGCTAGAGAAGGCTAACCTCTTCCTCGAGGGGATCCTCGAGACCCGTACGCTCCCCATTACTGACCGCAAGGTGGAGTGGCTCTTTCAGCACCCGATCAATGACGGCGGACAGTTCACCGGCATCTCGGACAACCTCCTCAAGTATGGTGTCGTGCCCAGTGACGTGATGCCCGAGACCTACAGTAGCAACAATACCGCACGCCTCTCCTCACTCATTGCTAAGCTCCTCCGTCAGGGCGGCATGGAGCTACGTAGCAAAGCGGAGCAAGGTGCCACACTAGCAGAGCTTCGCAAGAATAAGGAGACTACACTACAAGCTATTTACCGTCTCCTCTGCCTCAACCTTGGCACACCGCCCACCACCTTTGAGTACACTCTCAGAGATGCCGACGGCAAGGTTCTCTCGACCAGGGAATACACCCCGCTGAGCTTCTATCAAGAGCATGTCGGGGTCAACCTCAAGGATGACTACGTGATGATCATGAACGACCCCTCGCAGCCCTACTACGAGACCTACGCCATCGAGTATGACCGCCACGCCTGGGACGGCAAGGACTGGACCTACCTCAACCTCCCCATGGAAGAGATCAAAGAGATGGCGATCGCCTCACTCAAGGATGGCAACATGATGTACTACTCTTGTGACGTAGGCAAGGAGCTCAATAAAGAGTCTGGCTTACTCACCCTCGGCTACGACGACTACGAGGCGATCACGGGCGTCCCGATGACTATGACAAAGGGCGAGCGCATCGCATCTTTTGACAGTGGCTCCACACACGCTATGACACTCGTAGCAGTGGACCTAGACAAGTCAGGCAAGCCTACCAAGTGGATGGTCGAGAACAGCTGGGGAGCTACTGCAGGACATCAGGGGTATCTGATCATGACGGACGAATGGTTTGACGCATACACCTTCCGCCTTGTAGTCCATAAGAAGTATCTCACGCCACGTGCCAAGGCACTCCAGGGCAAGACGCCCAAGCTACTCCCCCCATGGAGTCCTATGTTTCGTGCCGAAGAGTAG